Proteins encoded together in one Pantoea sp. CCBC3-3-1 window:
- a CDS encoding DNA polymerase V, protein MARRDDIGTAYRESIIISPLGRRTVTTVDFVRTLAKYNHICTLKEANIWIEHYQESFKDVSTEEGERRTFQLFNPNNGEL, encoded by the coding sequence ATGGCACGCAGAGATGATATCGGTACAGCTTACCGCGAAAGCATTATTATCAGCCCGCTGGGAAGGCGGACGGTTACAACAGTGGACTTTGTCAGGACTCTGGCGAAGTACAATCACATCTGTACGCTTAAAGAAGCCAACATCTGGATTGAGCACTACCAGGAAAGCTTCAAAGACGTTTCTACGGAAGAAGGCGAGCGCCGGACGTTTCAGTTATTCAACCCCAATAACGGGGAGTTATGA
- a CDS encoding KTSC domain-containing protein yields MAFHNGGIYQYSGVPASIHQGLLSAPSKGQYFHLHIKNVYSYRKVG; encoded by the coding sequence ATTGCCTTTCATAACGGTGGCATATATCAGTACAGTGGGGTACCCGCCAGCATTCATCAGGGCCTGCTTTCTGCCCCCTCAAAGGGGCAGTATTTTCATTTACACATCAAAAATGTTTATTCTTATCGTAAGGTAGGATAA
- a CDS encoding phage terminase small subunit P27 family: MPGPPKTPSHLVLVRGNPSKRPVNQNEPKPEKGVPNTPKHLDKMGKYWFQQIAQELDGIGVLTQLDGKALELLIEAYTEYRRHCETLDTEGYTYRVETQTGDVMIKAHPAAAMKSDAWKRIRAMLSEFGMTPASRSKVNAGGPDKVDPLEEFLKARD; the protein is encoded by the coding sequence ATGCCCGGACCACCGAAAACCCCGTCACACCTGGTTTTGGTGAGGGGGAACCCATCTAAGCGACCGGTAAACCAGAATGAACCTAAGCCAGAGAAAGGGGTACCCAATACTCCGAAGCATCTCGACAAAATGGGCAAGTACTGGTTCCAGCAGATTGCTCAGGAGCTTGACGGTATCGGCGTGCTTACTCAGCTCGACGGAAAAGCGCTTGAGCTGCTGATAGAAGCCTATACCGAATATCGCCGCCATTGCGAAACGCTCGATACGGAAGGTTATACGTACCGGGTGGAGACACAAACCGGCGACGTAATGATAAAAGCGCATCCGGCAGCTGCGATGAAATCAGATGCCTGGAAGCGCATTCGCGCCATGCTGTCAGAGTTCGGTATGACCCCTGCCTCGCGCAGCAAAGTTAATGCTGGTGGTCCTGATAAGGTCGATCCGCTGGAAGAATTCCTGAAAGCGAGGGACTGA
- a CDS encoding tail fiber domain-containing protein: MQVDDGVNIDGVQTVAAQTVRGYTYYPASTTYLGGSNGASQGLHFRWNEDSTFSGAGSLIVNPGLGNGGFRMRFINKENTANTGVVSFTRTGGIQASDYIMSPNQLWSLNGRVKMFTAVATGYLELNIDGGSYGINIFASDERLKSNIEDADKQVAYEAVKNVRLRSFNLKTFAETEGDGDKWEFGFIAQEAREHLKGSVITDKLSYLQVDPLALCGYLIGTVQVLQDKVEALESKVEATEVNISELLRRMKAIDGLDA; encoded by the coding sequence TTGCAAGTAGATGATGGAGTAAATATTGATGGTGTACAGACTGTCGCAGCGCAGACAGTAAGGGGCTACACGTACTATCCAGCATCTACTACCTACCTGGGCGGAAGCAACGGGGCCAGTCAAGGTTTGCATTTCAGATGGAATGAAGATTCGACTTTTTCAGGAGCAGGTTCCTTGATCGTCAACCCGGGGCTGGGAAATGGCGGCTTCAGGATGCGCTTTATTAACAAGGAGAATACTGCAAATACGGGAGTTGTCAGTTTTACACGAACAGGCGGAATACAAGCCTCTGACTATATTATGTCGCCAAATCAGCTGTGGTCCTTGAACGGCAGGGTTAAAATGTTTACGGCAGTAGCTACAGGATATCTTGAGCTAAATATAGACGGCGGTTCTTACGGGATTAATATTTTCGCATCTGACGAAAGATTAAAAAGTAATATCGAAGATGCAGATAAGCAGGTCGCATATGAAGCAGTGAAAAATGTAAGGCTGCGTTCTTTCAACCTTAAAACGTTTGCAGAAACGGAGGGGGATGGCGATAAATGGGAGTTTGGATTCATTGCACAAGAAGCACGTGAGCATTTAAAAGGCTCAGTGATCACAGACAAATTATCTTATCTTCAGGTCGACCCATTAGCGCTTTGTGGATATTTAATCGGCACTGTGCAAGTTTTACAGGATAAAGTAGAAGCCCTGGAGTCAAAAGTTGAAGCTACTGAAGTGAATATTTCTGAATTACTGAGGCGCATGAAAGCCATTGACGGGCTCGACGCCTGA
- a CDS encoding antitermination protein, with protein MNLESAIKFHSPKSPQFTDSPRATASEALTGADVMAAMGMAQNRAEMGYSAFLGKMGISKQESDRAINLLTKYALETCDRVAALRKLESDIKPAVVQVLATYAYLDYCRSAASVKPCDWCSGVGFIEAEIFTIKSPLAGGVRRNIREVVRVRCKPCDGRGIVSAACNDCSGRGKALDRKKTKAQGVPVMGDCKRCSGRGYERIPSTDAHRAVCEVTDLLSLDTWKKSVKPFYDSLIGKLEVEEAWANSALRKVTA; from the coding sequence ATGAACCTTGAAAGCGCTATTAAATTTCATTCACCAAAATCACCTCAATTCACTGATTCACCACGCGCAACCGCCTCTGAAGCTCTAACGGGCGCGGATGTTATGGCTGCAATGGGAATGGCTCAGAATCGCGCTGAAATGGGCTACAGCGCGTTTCTGGGAAAGATGGGAATCAGTAAGCAGGAAAGCGATCGGGCGATCAATCTGTTAACGAAATATGCTCTTGAAACCTGCGACAGGGTTGCAGCCCTGCGCAAACTCGAAAGTGATATTAAACCAGCGGTCGTGCAAGTGCTCGCAACTTATGCTTACCTGGATTATTGCCGCAGTGCTGCCAGCGTTAAACCGTGTGATTGGTGTTCCGGGGTTGGCTTCATTGAAGCGGAGATATTCACAATAAAATCCCCGTTGGCGGGCGGCGTCAGGCGCAATATCCGGGAGGTAGTACGGGTGAGGTGTAAGCCATGCGATGGGCGTGGCATCGTATCTGCGGCCTGTAATGACTGTTCCGGGCGCGGTAAAGCCCTGGACAGAAAGAAAACTAAAGCCCAGGGCGTTCCTGTTATGGGCGATTGCAAACGATGCTCCGGTCGAGGTTATGAGCGTATACCTTCCACAGACGCCCACCGGGCAGTCTGCGAGGTTACTGATTTGCTCAGCCTGGACACTTGGAAGAAAAGCGTTAAGCCTTTTTACGACTCGTTGATTGGCAAGCTGGAGGTTGAGGAAGCGTGGGCAAATAGCGCTTTGCGCAAGGTGACTGCATAG
- a CDS encoding terminase large subunit, protein MAKVADGIRYAERVISGEIVACKYVKQACARFLDDLQVGEQRNVFFSESRAQHILNFYKFVPHVKGDLAGKPIDLMDWHIFILINIFGFVVPQINELTGEQVLNSKGKPVMVRRFRTAYNEVARKNAKSTLSSGIGLYMAGADGEGGAEVYSAATTRDQARIVFNDAVNMIKQSRAALGRLFDYNKLAIFQERTASKFEPLSSDANNLDGLNIHCAIVDELHAHRTRDVWDVLETATGARSQSLLFAITTAGFNREGICYELRDYAVKVLSGVVDDDTFFGIIFTLDEGDEPFDEKVWQKANPGLGICKRWDDLRRLAKKAQEQVSARNNFFTKHLNIWVSAESAWMDMVKWEECSPLAPVHELKTYPMWVGVDLANKIDICAAVKVWRAPAGHVHADFMFWLPEGRLDRCSRQMGELYQKWRDSGHLTLTDGDVVDHAVIKEDLLKWIAGENLREIGFDPWGATQFSLSLAEEGVPMVEVAQTVRNLSEAMKETEALAYAGRLHHNNHPVMTWMMSNVTAKTDKNDNVFPNKSTPEAKIDGPVAMFTGLSRLILNGGEEPQDLSGFFDNPIMVGF, encoded by the coding sequence ATGGCAAAGGTTGCAGACGGCATCCGCTACGCAGAGCGCGTGATAAGCGGCGAAATCGTTGCGTGCAAATATGTGAAGCAGGCCTGCGCCCGGTTCCTGGACGATCTACAGGTCGGCGAACAGCGCAACGTTTTCTTCAGCGAAAGCCGCGCGCAGCACATCCTCAATTTTTATAAATTTGTGCCGCATGTCAAAGGCGATCTGGCCGGTAAGCCGATTGACCTGATGGACTGGCACATCTTTATCCTGATTAACATTTTTGGCTTCGTCGTGCCGCAGATAAACGAGCTGACGGGCGAGCAGGTGCTGAACAGTAAGGGCAAGCCGGTAATGGTGCGCCGTTTCCGCACGGCCTATAACGAGGTGGCGCGTAAAAATGCCAAATCAACGCTCTCCTCCGGCATCGGCCTGTATATGGCGGGTGCAGACGGGGAAGGCGGGGCCGAGGTATATTCCGCCGCCACCACGCGGGACCAGGCGCGCATCGTTTTTAACGATGCAGTGAACATGATTAAGCAGTCCCGCGCCGCGCTGGGCAGACTGTTCGATTACAACAAGCTGGCAATTTTTCAGGAGCGCACCGCCTCAAAGTTTGAGCCGCTCTCCAGTGATGCCAATAACCTCGATGGCCTGAATATCCACTGCGCGATCGTTGATGAGCTGCACGCGCACCGCACCCGCGACGTGTGGGACGTACTGGAAACCGCAACCGGCGCCCGCTCGCAGTCCCTGCTGTTTGCCATTACCACCGCAGGCTTTAACCGTGAGGGCATCTGTTACGAGCTGCGCGATTACGCGGTGAAGGTGCTGAGCGGCGTGGTGGATGACGACACCTTTTTCGGGATCATCTTTACCCTGGACGAGGGCGACGAGCCTTTCGACGAAAAAGTGTGGCAGAAGGCCAATCCGGGCCTGGGCATCTGTAAGCGCTGGGACGACCTGCGCCGCCTGGCGAAAAAGGCACAGGAGCAGGTTTCCGCCCGCAACAACTTTTTCACCAAGCATCTCAATATCTGGGTCAGCGCCGAGTCGGCGTGGATGGATATGGTGAAGTGGGAGGAATGCTCACCGCTGGCGCCGGTGCACGAGCTGAAAACGTACCCGATGTGGGTCGGCGTGGATCTGGCAAACAAGATTGATATCTGCGCGGCAGTGAAAGTCTGGCGGGCGCCAGCGGGGCACGTGCATGCAGACTTTATGTTCTGGCTCCCTGAGGGGCGTCTGGATCGCTGCTCCCGACAGATGGGCGAGCTGTACCAGAAATGGCGCGACAGCGGCCACCTGACGCTGACGGACGGTGACGTTGTGGATCACGCCGTTATCAAAGAAGACCTGCTGAAGTGGATCGCCGGTGAAAACCTGCGGGAAATCGGTTTTGACCCGTGGGGGGCAACTCAATTCAGCCTCTCACTGGCGGAAGAGGGCGTGCCGATGGTGGAGGTGGCGCAGACTGTGCGCAATCTGTCCGAAGCCATGAAGGAAACGGAGGCGCTGGCCTACGCCGGGCGCCTGCACCACAACAATCATCCGGTCATGACCTGGATGATGAGCAACGTTACCGCAAAGACCGACAAAAACGACAACGTGTTTCCCAATAAATCGACGCCAGAGGCAAAAATAGACGGCCCGGTCGCCATGTTTACCGGGCTCAGTCGTCTGATCCTCAACGGCGGAGAAGAGCCGCAGGACTTAAGCGGCTTCTTTGATAATCCGATAATGGTAGGTTTCTGA
- a CDS encoding recombination protein NinG encodes MAKGIKPPKPKKCRVCSEKFSPRNSLQTVCSPKCAIHLTNQLSDRKQKRQEKAERAAWNKRKADVKPLSHWMNMTQRAFNDYIRARDGEICISCGRTMAIAYHAGHYRTTAAASQLRFNEDNVHSQCSACNTHHSGNIGPYRINLIEKIGLHRVVALESNNNPHRYTREELDAIRARYRALLRELIKQREAV; translated from the coding sequence ATGGCTAAAGGCATTAAGCCGCCGAAGCCGAAAAAGTGCCGTGTCTGCTCTGAGAAGTTTTCTCCCCGTAATAGTCTGCAAACCGTCTGCTCCCCCAAATGTGCAATCCATCTCACAAACCAGCTATCCGATCGCAAGCAAAAGCGCCAGGAGAAAGCGGAACGCGCGGCGTGGAATAAGCGCAAGGCCGATGTGAAGCCGTTAAGCCACTGGATGAACATGACTCAACGTGCATTCAACGACTATATCCGGGCGCGGGACGGGGAAATTTGCATCAGCTGTGGGAGAACGATGGCGATCGCTTATCACGCCGGGCATTACCGGACAACGGCGGCGGCATCACAGCTCAGGTTCAACGAAGACAACGTCCACAGTCAGTGCTCAGCGTGCAATACGCATCACTCCGGGAATATTGGGCCATATCGCATCAACCTTATCGAAAAAATCGGCCTCCATCGAGTCGTAGCGCTCGAATCTAATAACAACCCTCACCGATACACCCGCGAAGAACTGGACGCCATCAGAGCGCGTTACAGGGCTTTGCTTCGTGAACTTATTAAGCAAAGAGAGGCAGTATGA
- a CDS encoding helix-turn-helix domain-containing protein, giving the protein MPGSLFMRSLKHPEAEIRANTSLFTCFGKKVKYYREVRHISQETLGGNAHLDRSYISNIECGKCNPSLLTMSKIAGALNVTISELICMSVN; this is encoded by the coding sequence ATGCCAGGTTCATTGTTCATGCGTAGCCTTAAGCATCCCGAGGCCGAGATAAGAGCGAACACGTCTCTTTTCACCTGTTTTGGGAAAAAGGTTAAATATTACAGGGAAGTCAGGCATATCAGCCAGGAAACTCTGGGTGGAAATGCTCATCTGGACAGAAGCTACATAAGCAATATTGAATGCGGTAAATGTAATCCTTCACTTTTGACAATGAGCAAGATTGCAGGGGCACTAAACGTAACTATAAGTGAGCTGATCTGCATGTCTGTGAACTGA
- a CDS encoding HNH endonuclease produces the protein MPSAIPRSCRKLGCPKTTTDRAGYCDDHRNEGWQQHQRGQSRHQRGYGSKWDIIRARILKRDRHICQQCIKGGKPVPASTVDHIKPKAHGGTDDDCNLQSLCWPCHKAKTATERSRQGPHQQPSEM, from the coding sequence ATGCCATCAGCAATCCCCCGTTCATGTCGAAAACTTGGTTGTCCTAAGACAACAACGGATCGCGCCGGCTATTGTGATGATCATCGCAATGAAGGCTGGCAACAGCATCAGCGCGGGCAGAGCAGGCACCAGAGAGGATACGGTAGTAAGTGGGACATCATCCGTGCCCGCATCCTGAAGCGTGACCGGCACATCTGCCAGCAATGCATTAAGGGTGGAAAGCCTGTACCGGCATCTACAGTAGACCACATCAAACCCAAAGCTCACGGTGGCACTGACGATGACTGCAACCTGCAATCGTTGTGCTGGCCGTGTCACAAGGCTAAGACGGCGACAGAGAGAAGTCGTCAGGGCCCCCATCAGCAACCTAGTGAAATGTAA
- a CDS encoding YnfU family zinc-binding protein gives MSYFSRVMDQISKITSDAMCPVCRKKSKQSITKISREEVVVCPHCHARFIVHA, from the coding sequence ATGTCTTATTTTAGCCGGGTAATGGATCAAATCTCGAAAATCACCTCTGACGCTATGTGCCCTGTTTGCAGGAAAAAATCAAAGCAATCCATTACCAAAATATCCAGAGAAGAGGTAGTGGTTTGCCCTCACTGCCATGCCAGGTTCATTGTTCATGCGTAG
- a CDS encoding phage antirepressor N-terminal domain-containing protein, which yields MQYPVISEVEFHGDRLTTVREGGIDYVAMKPVVESIGLDWASQTVKLNKDREKYGCCDIAIPSRGGIQNMLCIPIRKLNGWLFSINPSRVKASIRGKLVEYQEECFAVLHDYWTKGVVINPRKQSIMEELNQACADMKHDKRIASMFGTGLNEWKGVKAGHVSKIRSLVNEANELISYVLAETGKGKITRT from the coding sequence ATGCAATATCCAGTAATCAGCGAAGTAGAATTCCATGGTGATCGCCTTACCACTGTTCGGGAGGGGGGTATTGATTATGTGGCGATGAAACCAGTTGTCGAAAGTATTGGCTTGGATTGGGCTTCCCAGACAGTAAAACTGAATAAAGACCGAGAGAAGTATGGGTGTTGTGATATCGCAATACCTTCAAGGGGCGGAATTCAAAACATGCTCTGCATCCCTATTCGCAAGTTAAATGGCTGGCTCTTCAGCATTAACCCGTCCAGGGTGAAAGCCTCCATTCGGGGAAAACTGGTCGAATATCAGGAGGAGTGCTTTGCCGTCCTGCATGACTACTGGACTAAAGGCGTGGTAATTAACCCCCGCAAGCAAAGCATCATGGAGGAACTGAACCAAGCCTGCGCCGACATGAAACATGACAAGAGAATCGCCAGCATGTTTGGCACTGGACTCAATGAGTGGAAAGGCGTTAAAGCTGGGCATGTATCAAAGATCAGATCCCTGGTGAACGAAGCTAACGAGCTGATCAGCTACGTGCTCGCCGAGACAGGAAAGGGGAAGATCACTCGAACATGA
- a CDS encoding LexA family transcriptional regulator, translating into MMGITQGALAKASGVSQPTIWRLTKGEAEGSRKLVDIARALDVNVQWLASGEGEMRGASSLSAVEKVKSGTTIPVWGPEGKTGEIVSAPNGVKAKRTWRAYILDRNSGCSEATAGSIIIIDTDVPPESGDLVMARVNSRISVYRYLEGPSNGFLTVDDPRLPAVELSEESELIGVAIFLIRDLRR; encoded by the coding sequence ATGATGGGAATCACCCAGGGTGCTTTAGCTAAAGCATCGGGCGTATCACAACCTACGATCTGGCGTCTGACTAAAGGCGAGGCTGAGGGGTCTCGCAAACTTGTTGATATCGCCAGGGCTTTGGATGTCAACGTGCAATGGCTGGCCAGCGGCGAAGGAGAGATGCGTGGAGCATCCTCCCTCAGCGCTGTGGAAAAAGTAAAGAGTGGTACTACTATCCCTGTTTGGGGGCCGGAAGGCAAAACAGGAGAGATAGTCTCTGCACCCAATGGTGTAAAGGCGAAGAGAACCTGGCGCGCCTACATTCTGGACAGGAATAGCGGCTGTTCAGAGGCTACCGCAGGCAGCATTATTATCATTGATACTGACGTACCACCTGAATCTGGAGATTTGGTGATGGCCAGGGTAAATTCACGCATCTCTGTCTACCGCTATCTTGAAGGTCCCTCCAATGGTTTTTTAACCGTCGACGACCCCCGACTCCCCGCCGTGGAGTTGTCGGAAGAGTCAGAACTGATTGGCGTTGCAATCTTTTTGATTCGTGATTTAAGGCGATAA
- a CDS encoding phage holin, lambda family: MPPEKDPGFWASVLLWLYSHKTEWGYAGVAGMFSLLRSAYAKSSWSKRVLDAVSCSALAFFAAPTLQVIGALLNWNVPDAAAQVFAIYIGYIGNDYISARLHSWIATKTGGTNENQQ, encoded by the coding sequence ATGCCGCCAGAAAAGGATCCGGGCTTTTGGGCCAGCGTACTGCTGTGGCTCTACAGCCACAAAACAGAATGGGGATATGCCGGAGTAGCAGGCATGTTTTCACTACTACGCAGTGCTTATGCAAAAAGCTCCTGGAGTAAACGAGTACTGGATGCTGTTTCATGCAGCGCCCTGGCATTCTTTGCCGCACCCACGCTTCAGGTAATTGGCGCATTACTCAACTGGAACGTACCGGACGCGGCCGCGCAGGTGTTCGCGATCTATATCGGCTATATCGGCAACGACTACATCAGCGCCAGGCTTCACAGCTGGATAGCCACGAAGACGGGAGGCACGAATGAAAATCAGCAATAA
- a CDS encoding Rz lytic protein: MNPLTLIKNFGPAIVIGLICLALWMLNARSSQLEATNQRLEQLANSKDDQINDLRSKNDGLAASIGDLVKAVKQQNDVVSQVIEQRAVTAQQNRKLQSEIELYLAANKCAASAVPANAADRLREAAKSAGGVPDNQPAKASDPR, encoded by the coding sequence ATGAACCCGCTAACGCTAATCAAAAACTTTGGTCCGGCCATCGTTATCGGCCTTATCTGCCTGGCGCTCTGGATGCTGAACGCTCGCAGCTCACAGCTTGAGGCAACCAATCAGCGCCTTGAGCAGCTGGCTAACAGCAAAGACGACCAGATTAACGATCTGCGTTCTAAAAACGATGGGCTGGCGGCAAGTATTGGCGACTTAGTTAAAGCTGTTAAGCAGCAGAACGACGTTGTGTCACAAGTTATAGAGCAACGTGCAGTAACAGCACAGCAAAACAGGAAGCTACAGAGTGAAATTGAACTTTATCTTGCGGCAAATAAGTGTGCTGCCTCTGCTGTTCCCGCTAATGCTGCTGACCGGTTGCGCGAAGCAGCAAAATCCGCTGGTGGAGTACCGGACAATCAGCCAGCCAAAGCTTCCGATCCCCGCTGA
- a CDS encoding phage portal protein produces MKENKQPGKVKSALLNWLGVPIGLTTGTFWQEWMGLSSSGKVVSTDKAMHLSAVWACVRLLSESVSTLPLKIYERQPDGSRKPATSHPAYQVLCRRPNIEMTPSRFMLMVVASICLRGNAFVEKKMIGNRMVSLVPLLPQNMVVKRLDNGNLEYTYTEVQTQRVIPVKNLMHIRGFGLDGVCGMMPMMAGRDVIGSAMAVEESAAKIFENGLQSSGFLSAEQALDKDQRERLRGYMQAFTGSKNAGKIMVLEGGLKYQNVTMNPEAAQMLESRAFSIEEICRWFRVPPFMVGHADKQSSWASSVEGMNLQFLTNTLRPLLVNIEQEISRCLLDGDEDLFAEFSVEGLLRADSAGRAAYYTTALQNGWMSRNDVRRLENMPPIEGGELYTVQLNLTPLEDLKANGQAAQAAQLRKLHNHIFPDIPFEQSPLKQAA; encoded by the coding sequence ATGAAAGAGAACAAACAGCCCGGCAAGGTGAAAAGCGCGCTGCTGAACTGGCTGGGCGTACCGATCGGACTGACTACCGGTACGTTCTGGCAGGAATGGATGGGCCTCAGCAGCAGCGGAAAGGTGGTATCGACTGACAAAGCGATGCACCTGTCCGCCGTCTGGGCCTGCGTCCGGCTGCTGAGCGAGTCCGTTTCCACGCTGCCGCTGAAGATTTACGAGCGCCAGCCGGACGGATCACGCAAGCCAGCCACGTCGCATCCGGCCTATCAGGTGCTGTGCCGCCGCCCGAATATCGAAATGACGCCGTCGCGTTTCATGCTGATGGTGGTTGCCAGCATCTGCCTGCGCGGCAATGCGTTTGTCGAAAAAAAGATGATCGGCAATCGTATGGTGTCGCTGGTGCCGCTGCTGCCACAAAACATGGTTGTAAAGCGGCTGGATAACGGCAATCTGGAATACACCTATACCGAGGTGCAGACGCAGCGCGTCATTCCGGTAAAGAACCTGATGCACATTCGCGGCTTTGGCCTGGATGGCGTCTGCGGCATGATGCCGATGATGGCCGGGCGTGACGTGATCGGCTCCGCAATGGCTGTTGAGGAGTCGGCGGCCAAGATATTTGAGAACGGGCTGCAAAGCTCCGGATTTCTGTCAGCAGAGCAGGCGCTGGATAAAGATCAGCGCGAGCGGTTACGCGGCTACATGCAGGCATTCACCGGATCCAAAAACGCCGGAAAGATTATGGTACTGGAAGGCGGGCTGAAATATCAGAACGTCACCATGAATCCCGAAGCCGCCCAGATGCTGGAATCGCGCGCATTCAGCATTGAGGAAATCTGCCGCTGGTTCCGCGTGCCGCCGTTTATGGTCGGTCATGCCGATAAGCAGAGTAGCTGGGCTTCAAGCGTTGAGGGCATGAACCTCCAGTTTCTGACTAACACGCTGCGCCCGCTGCTGGTGAATATTGAGCAGGAGATTTCGCGCTGCCTGCTGGACGGTGACGAAGACCTTTTCGCGGAATTCTCTGTTGAAGGCCTGCTGCGTGCCGACAGCGCCGGGCGCGCCGCGTACTACACTACCGCGCTGCAAAATGGCTGGATGTCGCGTAATGACGTGCGCCGCCTTGAGAACATGCCGCCGATTGAAGGTGGTGAGCTTTATACCGTCCAGTTGAACCTTACCCCGCTGGAAGACCTGAAAGCCAACGGCCAGGCCGCTCAGGCCGCGCAGCTGCGGAAGCTACATAACCATATTTTCCCCGACATACCTTTTGAGCAATCCCCGCTGAAACAGGCGGCCTAG
- a CDS encoding lysozyme: MKISNNGINLIKKFEGLELKAYKDSVGILTIGYGHTHGVKAGDVITGQQADAFLREDVHVAELAVNANVKVKLTQGQFDALVSFIFNLGAGNFVKSTLLKKLNAGDYAGAADEFGKWVNAGGKLLPGLVKRRAAEREAFNS; encoded by the coding sequence ATGAAAATCAGCAATAACGGCATTAACCTGATCAAGAAATTCGAAGGCCTTGAGCTGAAAGCTTACAAAGACAGCGTGGGCATCCTTACTATTGGCTATGGCCACACTCACGGCGTTAAGGCTGGTGACGTAATCACCGGCCAGCAGGCAGATGCATTTCTGCGTGAGGATGTGCACGTTGCAGAGCTGGCGGTTAACGCCAACGTGAAGGTTAAACTGACACAGGGCCAGTTTGATGCGCTGGTGTCGTTCATCTTCAATCTTGGCGCGGGCAACTTCGTTAAATCCACGCTGCTGAAGAAACTCAACGCGGGCGATTACGCCGGTGCGGCTGATGAGTTCGGCAAATGGGTTAATGCGGGTGGAAAGCTGCTGCCCGGCCTGGTTAAACGGCGTGCTGCTGAACGTGAGGCCTTTAACTCATGA
- a CDS encoding head maturation protease, ClpP-related, whose product MTLKSLPEAPAGRPSALSKRDLPSAAMERWNGGIRAANADDNSISVFDVIGADYWGDGITASRIAGALRSMNGADVTVNINSPGGDMFEGLAIYNLLREYKGKVTVKVMGLAASAASIIAMAGDDVQIGRGAFLMIHNCWVYAMGNRHDLAQVAADMEPFDKAMGDIYSARTGLSIEDVAAMMDGETYIGGSDAVDKGFADRLLSADEIADDDDSPAAALRKLDALLAKTDTPRSERRKLLKALSGSKPGAAAVPEGMPGATDEINPENITQLQNALAAFGK is encoded by the coding sequence ATGACACTGAAAAGCCTTCCGGAAGCACCGGCGGGGCGGCCTTCTGCACTCTCAAAACGGGATTTGCCGTCCGCCGCAATGGAACGCTGGAACGGCGGCATCAGGGCCGCGAACGCTGACGACAACAGCATTTCTGTTTTCGACGTGATCGGCGCCGACTACTGGGGCGACGGCATAACGGCCAGCCGCATTGCCGGTGCGCTTCGCTCGATGAACGGCGCGGACGTCACCGTCAATATCAACTCGCCGGGCGGCGATATGTTTGAAGGCCTGGCGATTTATAACCTGCTGCGCGAGTACAAGGGCAAAGTCACCGTCAAGGTGATGGGGCTGGCAGCATCTGCGGCTTCCATCATCGCGATGGCCGGTGACGATGTACAAATCGGGCGCGGTGCCTTCCTGATGATCCACAACTGCTGGGTTTATGCGATGGGCAACCGTCACGACCTGGCGCAAGTCGCAGCGGATATGGAGCCTTTCGATAAGGCGATGGGCGATATCTATTCAGCGCGCACGGGCCTCAGCATAGAGGACGTGGCCGCAATGATGGACGGCGAAACCTATATCGGCGGCAGCGATGCGGTGGATAAAGGGTTTGCCGATCGCCTGCTTTCCGCTGATGAAATCGCGGACGACGACGACAGTCCGGCCGCCGCGCTGCGCAAGCTTGACGCGCTGTTAGCAAAGACCGACACGCCGCGATCCGAGCGTAGAAAACTGCTTAAAGCTTTATCCGGCAGCAAGCCAGGCGCTGCTGCCGTTCCTGAAGGTATGCCGGGCGCTACCGACGAAATCAATCCTGAAAATATTACACAACTTCAAAACGCGCTGGCCGCGTTCGGCAAATAA